A part of Carassius auratus strain Wakin unplaced genomic scaffold, ASM336829v1 scaf_tig00059901, whole genome shotgun sequence genomic DNA contains:
- the LOC113090753 gene encoding liprin-beta-1-like — protein MMCDASEMLAAALEQMDGIIAGSKAMNYTNGLFDCQSPTSPFLGSLRVLHLLEDLRAALDLMDSGEKESLRSQVSETTAEGLIEWLQGQL, from the exons ATGATGTGCGATGCCAGTGAAATGTTGGCAGCTGCTTTGGAGCAGATGGATGGCATCATTGCAG GTTCTAAGGCTATGAACTACACCAATGGCCTGTTTGATTGTCAGTCACCAACGTCGCCTTTCCTAGGCAGCCTTCGGGTGCTGCATCTCTTGGAGGACCTGAGGGCTGCGTTGGACCTGATGGATTCAGGGGAAAAAGAAAGTCTACGCAGTCAGGTGTCCGAAACCACAGCTGAGGGTCTGATCGAGTGGCTACAAGGCCAACTG